A region from the Salicibibacter cibarius genome encodes:
- a CDS encoding aromatic-ring-hydroxylating dioxygenase subunit beta has product MESTQNIITDIEEFIYKEADLINSEQLNEWLELFTDDAFYWIPSNSDDIDPKKHVSIIYDDRKRLEERVWRIESGQAYGQQPRSKTRHIISNVFIKDSDTDMVVVSSNFMIVEMRRSKQTIYSGRFEHQLVREESSWKIGSKKVELINNDEYLGNLSFIL; this is encoded by the coding sequence ATGGAATCCACTCAAAATATAATCACCGATATAGAAGAATTTATATATAAAGAGGCTGATCTTATTAATAGTGAACAATTAAATGAATGGTTAGAATTGTTTACAGATGACGCCTTTTATTGGATACCTTCTAACTCAGATGACATCGATCCTAAAAAACATGTTTCTATTATATATGATGATCGTAAACGTTTAGAAGAAAGGGTTTGGCGAATTGAAAGCGGGCAGGCTTATGGCCAACAACCTCGTTCTAAGACTCGCCACATTATCTCTAATGTATTTATTAAGGATAGTGATACTGATATGGTCGTTGTATCATCAAATTTTATGATTGTTGAGATGAGACGTAGCAAACAAACTATATATTCCGGACGTTTTGAACACCAATTGGTCCGAGAAGAATCATCGTGGAAAATAGGTTCTAAAAAAGTAGAATTGATTAATAATGATGAGTATTTAGGAAATCTTAGTTTTATTTTGTAG
- a CDS encoding indolepyruvate ferredoxin oxidoreductase subunit alpha: protein MPFVITSPCEGEKNGSCVEVCPVDCIDEGKDMFFIDPEICIDCGACEPVCPVEAIYPDDEVPEEESHYIELNRVYSEA, encoded by the coding sequence ATGCCGTTCGTAATTACATCACCATGCGAAGGAGAGAAAAACGGTTCTTGTGTCGAAGTGTGCCCTGTTGATTGCATAGATGAAGGAAAGGATATGTTTTTCATTGACCCGGAAATCTGTATAGATTGTGGGGCATGTGAACCTGTATGCCCGGTAGAAGCTATATATCCAGACGATGAAGTGCCTGAAGAAGAAAGCCATTATATTGAATTAAATAGAGTTTATTCCGAAGCTTAA
- a CDS encoding NAD(P)/FAD-dependent oxidoreductase, with translation MVKDTSADLYDITVIGGGPAGLFTAFYGGMRQAKVKIIESMPQLGGQLSALYPEKYIYDVAGFPKIRAQELVDNLVDQMQMFEQTVVLDQSVEMVNKLNDETFRIETDKEIHYSRTIIIAAGVGAFQPRKLKIEEATKYEGKNLHYFIDNLGAFKNKDVLICGGGDSAVDWSLMLARDSNVTLTHRREKFRAHEHSVTELKAAPIQMHTPFEVSELRGNGEKIEQVVLQEVKGTNQKIVDVDNVIVNYGFISSLGPIKTWGLDTTKNSIVVNSRMETNIKGIYAAGDITTYDGKIKLIATGFGEAPTAVSNAKAYMDPESRLQPAHSTHMF, from the coding sequence ATCGTGAAAGATACATCCGCTGATTTATACGACATCACCGTTATTGGTGGAGGACCTGCCGGACTGTTTACTGCCTTCTATGGTGGAATGCGTCAAGCCAAAGTGAAGATTATTGAGAGCATGCCTCAGCTGGGGGGACAACTTTCTGCACTTTACCCAGAAAAATATATTTATGACGTTGCTGGCTTTCCTAAGATCCGAGCACAAGAACTTGTAGACAATCTAGTCGATCAGATGCAGATGTTTGAACAAACCGTTGTACTTGATCAATCAGTTGAAATGGTAAATAAACTTAATGATGAAACTTTTCGCATTGAGACCGATAAAGAAATTCATTATTCACGTACTATTATCATAGCTGCTGGCGTTGGCGCATTTCAACCGCGAAAGCTAAAAATTGAAGAGGCGACAAAATACGAAGGCAAAAACCTTCATTACTTCATTGACAATCTTGGAGCGTTCAAAAACAAGGATGTTTTAATTTGCGGAGGTGGAGACTCTGCCGTGGACTGGTCGCTTATGCTCGCTAGGGACTCAAATGTCACGCTGACACATCGCCGTGAAAAATTCCGTGCGCATGAACACAGTGTTACTGAATTGAAAGCTGCTCCCATTCAAATGCACACTCCTTTTGAGGTCAGTGAGCTTCGGGGGAATGGAGAGAAAATTGAACAAGTTGTTCTTCAAGAAGTGAAAGGAACCAATCAAAAAATTGTTGACGTTGACAACGTGATCGTTAATTATGGTTTCATTTCATCCCTTGGCCCCATCAAGACTTGGGGTCTCGATACAACGAAGAATTCGATTGTAGTGAATTCACGCATGGAAACAAATATTAAAGGAATTTACGCAGCAGGTGATATTACCACATACGATGGAAAAATCAAGCTGATTGCAACAGGGTTTGGTGAAGCACCAACGGCAGTCAGTAATGCTAAAGCCTATATGGATCCTGAATCTCGTCTGCAACCCGCTCATAGCACTCATATGTTTTGA
- a CDS encoding CobW family GTP-binding protein, whose protein sequence is MDARVPVIVINGFLGSGKTTLLKSLIKETKEKGLKASVLINEFGKNDTDGQIVSPEINSKDIETIVDGCICCTKKSEVVYSLEKLLRKSPDVIFVESTGVANPEEIVDAFSNREIISKLFLSKMVTMIDAQQLLEQNILLDKKLQNTVETQMIAADLLIVNKIDLIDKTSKPEIITDIRENNERGKIIFTTYSTFDYKYIFESVTNKTKSLTSLFDRDSQHGNLSYTSLATITLPAPNNLNEEKFKSFLLSLHPNLLRAKGYVGLQDKNGLFLLQHVKNNTVFQKVEYHKETYLTFIGIDLDAKQIYEGINSLQNQNS, encoded by the coding sequence ATGGATGCCCGAGTGCCAGTGATCGTCATAAATGGATTTTTAGGAAGCGGAAAAACCACTTTACTGAAAAGTCTTATAAAAGAAACTAAAGAAAAAGGATTGAAGGCTTCTGTTTTAATAAATGAGTTCGGAAAAAATGATACAGATGGTCAAATTGTTTCGCCGGAAATTAATAGTAAAGACATTGAAACAATAGTAGATGGATGTATTTGTTGCACAAAAAAAAGTGAAGTAGTATATAGCCTTGAAAAGTTACTCAGGAAAAGTCCTGATGTTATATTTGTGGAATCAACTGGTGTAGCAAACCCGGAAGAGATTGTGGATGCATTCTCTAATCGAGAAATAATTTCTAAGTTATTTTTGTCTAAAATGGTTACTATGATAGATGCACAACAATTATTGGAACAAAATATACTTTTGGATAAAAAACTTCAAAATACTGTGGAAACCCAAATGATAGCTGCTGATTTATTAATTGTAAATAAAATAGACTTAATTGATAAAACGTCTAAACCAGAAATTATTACAGATATACGGGAAAATAATGAACGAGGGAAAATTATTTTTACAACTTACAGTACCTTTGATTATAAATATATTTTTGAATCTGTGACAAATAAGACCAAATCTTTAACATCATTATTTGATCGGGATAGTCAACACGGAAACCTTTCCTACACTTCTCTAGCAACTATAACATTACCTGCACCTAATAACTTAAATGAGGAGAAATTTAAATCTTTTCTTTTATCATTGCATCCAAATTTGTTGCGAGCTAAGGGTTATGTAGGTTTACAAGACAAAAATGGTTTATTCTTATTACAACATGTCAAAAATAATACTGTATTTCAAAAGGTTGAATATCATAAAGAGACTTATTTAACGTTTATTGGAATTGATTTGGATGCAAAACAAATATATGAGGGAATTAATTCACTCCAAAATCAGAACAGCTGA
- a CDS encoding molybdopterin-dependent oxidoreductase, with product MKSNKAFVATHWGSYQVKIRNEVVENVQASRKDSNPSFIGELLYDITDSDYRIAQPMVRAGYLKGDANHRQSRGKDSFVPVSWEEGLDLAASALKNAKDRAGNRGIYGGSYGWASAGRFHHAISQVKRFLNTIGGFTSKVNSYSAAAAEVITPHVIGSNLYNVTHLLNLNEVAKHGDFLIAFGGINEYNNQVVPGGVVNHRDRDAIERLIEARTEVISISPLRSDTPSDLPVEWMTPRPCTDVAIMLAIAHYLETENKVDLDFIDRYTVGYDKFKAYLLGRNDGIAKDSAWAAIVTGISADDIKHLAAKFSNARCPVIQVTQSVQRSEHGEQSYWLAITLAAMVGSIGKPGGGVGLIANASGFSVHGRPPFKWESFPQGENPVSQSIPVARIADMLLNPGESYTYNGELKTYPDIELIYWAGGNPFHHHQDLNKLRRAWRKPETVIVNESVWTATARHADIVFPVTTFLERNDFVCGWGSYISPSKKALENYGQSRNDFEIFCGLAERLGVLEEFSEGLDEMTWLETLYQDSRSNAKEVGIDLPPFDEFWEKGEPINFESQIPEQDTFMSQFRRDPQGYPLSTPSGKIEIYSSTIDSFGYSDCGGYPQWYDKRELLGGSRAKDFPLHMISHQPRNKLHSQLDFGKFSRKDKTNGRETVTLNPTDASARGIEDGMIVRIFNDRGACLAGARLSHDIMRAVIAIPTGAWYCPDEVEGPESLEYHGNPNALTLDLGTSSLAQGSIAHSCLVDIEPFYGFTPEIDVLLKPRFTSSTDL from the coding sequence ATGAAATCCAATAAAGCATTTGTCGCGACTCATTGGGGATCCTATCAAGTTAAGATTCGCAACGAGGTTGTTGAAAACGTACAAGCATCACGGAAAGACTCTAACCCCTCGTTTATTGGAGAATTATTGTATGATATAACAGATTCTGATTACCGAATTGCCCAGCCCATGGTCAGAGCAGGGTATTTAAAGGGGGATGCCAATCATCGTCAATCTCGAGGAAAGGATTCGTTTGTACCTGTAAGTTGGGAAGAAGGACTTGATCTTGCTGCTTCCGCACTTAAGAATGCAAAAGACAGAGCCGGAAATAGGGGAATTTACGGTGGATCATACGGATGGGCTAGTGCTGGACGATTTCATCATGCAATAAGCCAAGTGAAACGATTTCTAAATACAATCGGGGGGTTTACTTCGAAGGTGAACTCGTACTCTGCGGCTGCGGCGGAAGTTATCACTCCCCATGTGATAGGTAGTAACTTGTATAATGTGACACACTTACTAAATCTTAATGAAGTAGCAAAGCACGGTGATTTCCTTATCGCCTTTGGAGGTATAAATGAATACAATAACCAAGTTGTCCCCGGTGGAGTGGTAAACCACCGTGATAGAGACGCTATAGAAAGACTTATTGAGGCGAGGACTGAGGTCATTTCAATAAGCCCATTAAGATCTGACACGCCCAGTGATTTACCAGTTGAGTGGATGACTCCGAGACCATGCACAGACGTTGCTATTATGTTGGCGATTGCCCATTATCTAGAGACAGAGAATAAGGTTGATTTAGATTTCATTGACCGTTACACAGTAGGTTACGACAAATTTAAAGCCTACCTCCTCGGTCGAAATGACGGTATTGCCAAAGATTCCGCATGGGCAGCAATCGTTACCGGAATCAGTGCAGATGATATTAAACATCTCGCAGCAAAATTCTCTAATGCGCGTTGCCCGGTAATCCAGGTAACACAATCGGTACAACGATCAGAGCACGGTGAGCAATCGTATTGGCTGGCAATCACCCTTGCCGCAATGGTGGGCTCTATTGGAAAACCAGGGGGCGGTGTTGGACTTATAGCAAATGCTAGCGGGTTTAGCGTTCACGGTAGGCCCCCTTTCAAGTGGGAGAGTTTTCCACAAGGTGAGAATCCAGTTTCGCAATCAATCCCTGTTGCCCGTATTGCAGATATGCTGTTAAATCCAGGGGAATCTTATACTTACAACGGGGAGTTGAAAACCTATCCAGATATCGAGCTTATATATTGGGCTGGCGGCAATCCATTTCACCATCACCAAGATTTAAACAAACTTCGGCGTGCTTGGCGTAAGCCAGAGACGGTGATTGTTAATGAATCTGTTTGGACCGCTACAGCACGTCATGCGGACATCGTGTTTCCAGTTACTACATTTCTGGAACGCAACGATTTCGTTTGCGGATGGGGTTCCTATATTTCTCCCTCGAAAAAAGCGTTGGAGAATTACGGTCAATCAAGAAACGATTTTGAAATTTTCTGTGGGTTGGCTGAGCGGCTAGGTGTTCTTGAGGAGTTTTCTGAAGGGCTCGATGAGATGACATGGCTTGAAACTCTTTATCAAGATAGTCGGTCTAACGCGAAAGAGGTGGGAATCGACCTCCCCCCCTTTGACGAATTCTGGGAGAAAGGTGAACCGATTAACTTTGAGTCCCAGATCCCAGAACAGGATACCTTTATGTCACAGTTCCGCAGGGATCCCCAGGGCTACCCACTTTCAACACCATCAGGGAAGATTGAAATCTACTCAAGCACAATCGATTCATTCGGATATTCTGACTGTGGTGGGTACCCTCAATGGTATGACAAACGTGAATTGCTGGGAGGTTCACGTGCGAAAGATTTTCCCTTACACATGATTTCACATCAACCACGCAATAAACTTCATAGTCAGTTGGATTTTGGTAAATTCAGTCGTAAGGATAAAACAAATGGGCGGGAGACGGTGACCTTGAATCCCACCGATGCTAGTGCGCGGGGAATTGAAGATGGTATGATCGTGCGTATCTTTAATGATCGAGGCGCTTGCTTGGCAGGAGCGCGCCTTTCACATGATATCATGCGAGCGGTAATCGCAATTCCCACTGGTGCCTGGTATTGTCCAGATGAAGTTGAAGGTCCAGAGAGCCTAGAGTATCATGGTAATCCAAATGCCTTAACACTGGACTTAGGCACGTCATCCCTTGCGCAAGGTTCAATCGCCCACAGCTGTTTAGTTGACATCGAACCGTTTTATGGCTTCACCCCAGAAATTGACGTACTGTTAAAACCGAGATTTACCTCCAGTACAGACTTATAA
- a CDS encoding nucleotidyltransferase family protein, translated as MSIPITAVILAAGQSKRMNDFKQLLPICGTPMLANVINKVLSFPFERVLGVIGYQAELLMSEIHVEDSRFSWLNNKDYKDGMSTSLKKAAAYCSTQHNGLMVFLGDQPFITQDTIRSLLSKIEEQRALKRVVIQPSYQKERGHPVFLSKELFPHLYRLEGDIGAKQIFSAADIHEIFPVKDKGVISDIDNPKDYFYS; from the coding sequence ATGTCAATTCCAATTACTGCAGTTATCTTGGCAGCAGGACAATCGAAAAGAATGAATGACTTTAAACAATTATTGCCTATTTGTGGCACTCCTATGTTGGCCAATGTTATCAATAAAGTTTTGTCTTTTCCATTTGAGCGGGTCTTAGGGGTAATTGGTTATCAAGCAGAGTTGTTAATGTCTGAAATTCATGTTGAAGATTCTCGGTTTAGTTGGTTGAACAATAAAGATTATAAAGATGGAATGAGTACGTCACTAAAAAAAGCGGCTGCCTATTGTTCTACACAACATAATGGATTGATGGTTTTTTTGGGTGATCAACCCTTTATAACTCAGGATACTATCCGCAGTTTATTATCTAAAATCGAAGAGCAACGGGCATTAAAAAGAGTAGTTATTCAACCCTCTTATCAAAAGGAAAGGGGTCATCCCGTTTTCCTATCAAAGGAACTATTTCCACATTTATATCGTTTGGAGGGGGATATTGGAGCAAAACAAATTTTTTCAGCTGCAGATATCCATGAAATTTTTCCGGTCAAAGATAAAGGAGTTATTTCAGATATCGATAATCCAAAAGATTATTTTTACAGCTAA
- a CDS encoding DsrE family protein: MAKLLIHLTHGPDAPTQADRAFLIAKTAVREGHQVSMFLAGKAVELLRDEVLDSVLGVGKGVTTVRESYNEIIEGNGKIYLSQVSCGARGITDEDLQNKDVELGEPNVLVQLTVEHDQVITYG; encoded by the coding sequence ATGGCTAAGCTTTTAATTCATTTAACGCATGGTCCTGATGCTCCTACACAAGCTGACCGAGCATTTTTAATTGCTAAAACAGCAGTAAGAGAAGGGCACCAGGTTTCAATGTTTTTAGCAGGAAAAGCAGTAGAGTTACTGAGAGATGAAGTCTTAGATAGTGTATTGGGAGTGGGAAAAGGAGTTACTACGGTACGTGAATCTTATAACGAAATTATTGAAGGGAACGGAAAGATTTACTTGTCTCAGGTATCATGCGGAGCAAGAGGAATAACAGATGAAGATTTACAAAATAAAGATGTAGAACTGGGAGAGCCAAATGTTTTGGTGCAATTGACCGTGGAGCACGATCAAGTAATAACCTATGGATAA
- a CDS encoding SRPBCC family protein, whose protein sequence is MNINGKEKFEDPLEKVWDSLHDPEILKNIIPGCEELNYQGDGEYEVIMKLGVAAVKGEYTGKVKLDDIEKPYHYILTAQGSGSPGHVDVEMDCKLNELEDEGCELVWDCQADVGGKIAGVGSRVLGGIAKYMAGKFFKDMKSQMKAKA, encoded by the coding sequence ATGAATATTAATGGAAAAGAGAAATTCGAAGATCCATTAGAAAAGGTTTGGGATTCTTTGCATGATCCAGAAATATTAAAGAACATAATTCCTGGATGTGAAGAATTAAATTATCAAGGTGATGGAGAGTATGAAGTGATTATGAAGCTTGGTGTAGCCGCTGTAAAAGGGGAGTACACAGGAAAGGTCAAACTGGACGATATTGAAAAACCGTATCATTATATATTAACAGCGCAAGGCAGTGGGTCTCCCGGTCATGTGGATGTAGAAATGGATTGTAAATTAAACGAATTAGAAGATGAAGGGTGCGAGCTAGTTTGGGACTGTCAAGCAGACGTTGGAGGTAAAATTGCCGGTGTTGGTTCACGAGTTTTAGGAGGTATCGCAAAATACATGGCTGGTAAGTTTTTCAAGGACATGAAAAGCCAAATGAAAGCAAAAGCTTAA
- a CDS encoding FAD binding domain-containing protein, with product MKPAHFEYLKPITPDELYNQLSFYGEDAKIMAGGQSLVPIMNMRLSTPKYIIDINHIEDFSYIKLDGDHIAIGALTRQTEVENSSIVEKYCPLLQEAIRYVGHAQIRNMGTIGGTIAHADPSAEVPCVLSTLRGEIVVANVEEERVVSPEEFFLTYMLSSLEPTEVIKEIRIPILSKDSGYAFEEIARRDGDFAILEAIAVIDLNENGQVAAAKIGVGGAGPTPEILEDVEDFVVGKELTDNVLDDACEQIKDILEPDSDLHGSAEYRKDLASVLVKRALETALTRAKEGA from the coding sequence ATGAAACCAGCACATTTTGAATACTTAAAACCAATTACACCTGATGAGTTGTATAATCAGCTTTCATTTTACGGTGAGGATGCAAAAATCATGGCAGGTGGCCAAAGTTTAGTGCCAATAATGAATATGAGGCTATCAACCCCGAAATATATTATTGATATTAATCATATAGAAGATTTTAGTTATATCAAATTGGACGGAGATCATATTGCCATTGGCGCGTTGACAAGACAGACCGAAGTTGAGAACTCGTCCATCGTAGAAAAATATTGCCCGCTATTACAAGAGGCAATCCGGTATGTAGGTCATGCTCAGATTCGAAATATGGGGACTATTGGAGGGACGATAGCTCATGCAGATCCTTCTGCTGAAGTACCATGTGTTCTCAGTACTTTGAGAGGAGAAATTGTAGTTGCTAATGTTGAAGAAGAGCGGGTTGTGTCACCAGAAGAATTTTTTCTTACGTATATGTTGAGTTCCCTTGAACCCACAGAAGTAATTAAAGAAATTCGAATTCCAATTTTAAGTAAGGATAGCGGTTATGCATTTGAAGAAATAGCTAGGAGAGATGGAGATTTCGCTATCCTTGAAGCCATTGCTGTTATTGACCTTAATGAAAATGGACAGGTAGCTGCCGCTAAGATAGGTGTGGGCGGGGCAGGTCCTACTCCTGAGATTCTGGAAGATGTAGAAGATTTTGTTGTGGGAAAAGAACTTACAGATAATGTGTTAGACGATGCGTGTGAACAAATTAAGGACATTTTAGAGCCTGATAGCGATCTTCACGGGTCAGCTGAATACAGAAAAGATTTAGCATCTGTCTTGGTGAAACGTGCTTTGGAAACTGCGCTCACCAGAGCAAAGGAAGGTGCATAA
- a CDS encoding (2Fe-2S)-binding protein produces MTETISVLVNGKKITSEVEPRLLLSDYLREKLDLTGTHLGCEHGVCGACTILVNGRTVRSCLMLAVQVDGCEVDTVESLTEGDGMLSPLQQAFADNHALQCGFCTPGFLMTITGFLENNPDPNDEEIKQAISGNLCRCTGYTNILKAVKQVSKSRKLKEVVKE; encoded by the coding sequence ATGACTGAAACTATTAGCGTATTAGTGAATGGTAAAAAAATTACTAGTGAAGTAGAACCTCGATTATTATTATCAGATTATTTGCGTGAAAAATTGGATTTGACTGGCACACATCTAGGTTGTGAACACGGTGTATGTGGTGCTTGTACAATACTTGTTAACGGAAGAACAGTACGTTCATGCCTCATGTTGGCTGTTCAAGTAGATGGATGTGAAGTGGATACTGTTGAATCATTGACAGAAGGAGATGGTATGTTGTCACCCCTACAACAAGCGTTTGCTGATAATCATGCACTACAATGCGGATTCTGCACTCCAGGATTTCTCATGACAATCACAGGGTTTTTAGAAAATAATCCCGACCCAAATGACGAAGAAATTAAGCAAGCAATATCAGGAAATCTATGCCGATGTACTGGCTATACAAATATACTCAAAGCAGTAAAACAGGTTTCTAAAAGCAGGAAGTTGAAAGAGGTAGTTAAAGAATGA
- a CDS encoding xanthine dehydrogenase family protein molybdopterin-binding subunit — MTFTGKNIKRKEDYRLLSGNSQFVADMQEPGMAEALFVRSEHAHAKLNKIDISKAENMGGVYSVIIAEHFNGEVDQLPPHSEFTLPQNLIDEINPIIQPCPEDILAKDRVIYVGQPIAIIVADNRYIAEDAAELIEIEYESLPSITDPYKAMEQDVDIIHEQMSSNIQAQFDLSTGNYDQALKDSDNVLKERIKTPRVAANPIETRGILSTYDSRNGKLQVWSSTQVTFMVRKYISKLLGLVEHNVRVVAPDVGGGFGSKCAVYPEEIIIPYLSMKLDRPVRWIEDRMEHLLSTRQSRDQTHDVKVSYNNDGTITGIQDYFVLDNGAYNPLVLTCSYNTAAHLRGVYDIPNFVIGGNCVVTNKAPTIAYRGAGRPEAVFVMDRIIHLVATSLELDPVEVMMKNMIKPEQLPYDSGLIYRDGEKVIYDSGDYPDGLKQALELANYDKFRKEQKKVKSDGSYVGIGISSYVEGTGIGPHEGAIVRLDSSGHVMAFVGSAPHGQSHETTLSQICADEFGLDPEKVTVKAGDTDLIPYGVGTFASRGAVTAGNAVHVASKKLQEKLLAIAGEILEISPSDLEMNDGKVFPRAMQNKYVTLEDLALAAKPGPKCKVPEGMEPGVEATHYFVPPTVTYSSGYHVAIVEVDEETGFVDILKYYVVHDAGKVLNPKIVDGQIQGGVAQGIGAALYEELVYDDNGQLLTGTYMDYLIPTAMEIPDVEMDHQEFLSTRNPMGVKGVGEGGTISPPAAITNAVCDALNPLDIKLNDLPISPSKLRQRIKVAKTS, encoded by the coding sequence ATGACATTCACAGGAAAAAATATAAAACGTAAAGAAGATTATCGACTTCTTTCCGGTAATAGCCAATTTGTTGCTGATATGCAGGAACCCGGAATGGCTGAAGCTTTATTTGTGCGAAGCGAACATGCCCATGCAAAACTCAATAAGATTGATATTTCAAAAGCTGAAAATATGGGTGGTGTTTACTCAGTCATTATAGCTGAACATTTTAATGGTGAGGTTGATCAACTCCCTCCACATTCAGAATTTACGTTGCCGCAAAACTTGATTGATGAAATTAATCCAATAATTCAACCTTGTCCGGAGGATATATTAGCCAAAGATCGTGTGATATATGTCGGCCAACCGATTGCCATTATTGTTGCTGACAACAGATACATTGCCGAAGATGCAGCGGAGTTAATAGAAATTGAATATGAGTCACTTCCGTCAATAACTGATCCATACAAGGCTATGGAACAAGATGTAGACATTATTCATGAACAAATGAGCTCTAACATTCAAGCGCAGTTTGATTTGAGTACTGGGAACTATGATCAGGCATTAAAAGATTCTGATAATGTCTTGAAAGAAAGAATAAAGACCCCAAGAGTAGCTGCTAACCCTATAGAAACTAGAGGGATTTTAAGCACATACGATTCACGAAATGGCAAACTTCAAGTGTGGTCATCTACTCAGGTAACGTTTATGGTTCGCAAATACATTTCCAAATTATTAGGTCTTGTTGAACATAATGTACGTGTGGTTGCCCCAGATGTAGGTGGTGGATTTGGGTCAAAATGTGCTGTTTACCCAGAAGAAATTATTATTCCATATCTTTCGATGAAACTTGATCGTCCTGTTCGTTGGATTGAAGATCGTATGGAACACCTTTTAAGCACACGACAATCTCGTGACCAAACTCATGATGTGAAAGTATCTTATAATAATGATGGAACCATAACCGGGATTCAAGACTATTTTGTTCTTGATAATGGTGCATATAATCCTTTGGTACTCACATGTTCATATAACACGGCTGCACATTTACGAGGAGTGTATGACATTCCTAACTTTGTAATAGGAGGTAATTGTGTAGTTACAAATAAGGCACCTACTATTGCTTATCGAGGTGCAGGAAGGCCTGAGGCTGTTTTTGTAATGGATCGAATTATCCATTTGGTTGCAACTAGTCTTGAGTTGGATCCGGTAGAGGTAATGATGAAAAATATGATTAAACCTGAACAATTGCCGTACGACTCAGGTTTGATCTATAGAGATGGAGAAAAAGTCATCTATGATTCCGGCGATTATCCTGATGGTCTAAAACAAGCATTAGAACTTGCCAATTATGACAAATTCCGGAAAGAACAAAAAAAAGTAAAGTCTGATGGATCTTATGTCGGTATCGGTATATCATCATATGTGGAAGGTACTGGTATAGGTCCTCATGAAGGTGCAATTGTTAGATTGGATAGTTCAGGGCATGTAATGGCTTTTGTTGGATCTGCACCACATGGCCAAAGTCATGAGACAACTCTCTCGCAAATTTGTGCAGATGAATTCGGGTTGGATCCTGAAAAGGTAACGGTAAAAGCCGGCGATACGGACTTAATTCCCTACGGGGTAGGAACGTTTGCAAGCCGAGGTGCTGTGACGGCCGGTAATGCCGTACACGTGGCGTCTAAAAAATTACAAGAAAAATTATTAGCTATAGCTGGAGAAATACTAGAGATATCACCATCAGATCTTGAAATGAACGATGGAAAAGTATTTCCACGAGCGATGCAGAATAAATACGTCACCTTAGAAGATCTTGCCTTGGCCGCTAAGCCGGGTCCAAAATGTAAAGTGCCAGAAGGTATGGAACCTGGTGTAGAGGCTACACATTATTTTGTACCTCCTACAGTTACGTATTCCTCAGGTTATCACGTTGCAATAGTAGAAGTAGATGAAGAAACAGGATTTGTAGATATTTTGAAATATTATGTGGTACATGATGCTGGAAAAGTTTTGAATCCAAAGATTGTAGACGGCCAAATCCAGGGTGGTGTTGCCCAAGGAATAGGAGCAGCCTTATACGAAGAATTAGTATATGACGATAATGGCCAGTTACTAACCGGAACATATATGGACTATTTGATTCCAACTGCTATGGAAATCCCTGATGTAGAGATGGACCACCAGGAATTTTTATCAACTAGAAACCCAATGGGAGTCAAAGGTGTAGGAGAAGGTGGGACAATCTCTCCTCCAGCAGCAATAACAAATGCGGTCTGTGATGCACTGAATCCATTAGATATCAAATTGAATGACCTACCGATCAGCCCTTCTAAACTGAGACAACGAATCAAAGTAGCCAAAACTTCTTAA